One genomic region from Phocoena sinus isolate mPhoSin1 chromosome 3, mPhoSin1.pri, whole genome shotgun sequence encodes:
- the TSLP gene encoding thymic stromal lymphopoietin, whose amino-acid sequence MARGVGDPCPRRMQVEPGQNLLSSAPAPSAYPNPVKKSVSQDPVRLPNLQLPIRNTSHVIADESGFGIIPQDPEKLVPELRPQLTEIVQATQRGAKARRRGAGRTNCASLRASCALDSTLPRVLRCALRRAHIQAHIKGLGQRQKEEVFFRKIFILQLVELVLTYNFTDCDFKNIKDIYQDVIHPELNVYINGTKSIRFNKFVYCEDAPDCLIKIEHFTFKPIYGCASLAKETFAKQTNATLSLGCSGYSGIQINNTQTMKKRRKREVKTDKCLEQVSYLIELWRRFSRIS is encoded by the exons ATGGCCAGGGgcgttggggacccctgccctagaaGAATGCAAGTGGAACCTGGGCAAAATCTGCtttcctctgcccctgccccctcaGCATATCCCAACCCAGTGAAGAAATCTGTGTCTCAGGATCCTGTCCGCCTACCCAATCTCCAGCTGCCGATCAGAAACACCTCTCATGTCATAGCAGATGAATCAGGCTTTGGCATCATCCCACAAGACCCTGAAAAGTTG GTGCCGGAGCTCAGGCCCCAGCTGACCGAAATTGTCCAGGCTACGCAGCGTGGGGCTAAGGCTCGGCGCCGGGGCGCCGGGCGCACGAATTGTGCGAGCCTCCGGGCGAGCTGCGCGCTGGACAGCACCTTGCCGCGCGTGCTTCGCTGCGCACTGCGCCGTGCG CACATTCAGGCACATATAAAAGGTTTAGGGCAAAGACAAAAGGAGGAAG tttttttcagGAAGATCTTCATCTTGCAACTGGTAGAGCTCGTGCTAACCTACAATTTTACTGACTGTGACTTTAAGAATATTAAAGATATTTACCAGGACGTCATTCATCCAGAActgaatgtatatataaatggg acgAAGAGTATCAGGTTTAACAAGTTCGTCTACTGTGAAGACGCG CCGGATTGCCTCATTAAAATCGAGCACTTTACCTTTAAACCCATCTACGGCTGCGCCTCACTTGCCAAGGAAACCTTCGCCAAGCAAACTAATGCTACGCTCTCCCTCGGGTGCTCAGGCTACTCCGGAATTCAG ATAAATAATACTCagacaatgaagaaaagaaggaaaagagaagtcaAAACAGATAAATGCCTAGAACAAGTCTCATATTTGATAGAACTGTGGAGACGTTTCAGCCGCatttcatag